CGTCATCTAGGAACATTCAGATTGGAATATCAGGAAAGATGGTGAAGCGGCGTTGAGAAGAAACCCATAAAAGATCAAGGAAATAAAGATAACGAGGCTGTAGGAAGCTTACATTCaatcccctctttctcctctttctgcattgcctctttctctttcctgtgCGCTAAGATGGACGGCTCTAAATCCCTAACGAGAGGCAGTTCTTTGGGGAACAAGGTGAGTGAACTgtcctgtcctcctgtcctGTGCTTTcgtccttttcctttttctgcttAAGGAACTCCACACTGGTGCAGACTAAACGACAGAGTAGCCTTAAACTAACATCAGTCCTGATGTGCTTCTTCATGCCATTCAGGCCGTGTACAGTATGTTTAATTTGGGTTGtttttgtattcctttatttgttgttgttgttcttattgtctttttctgtttgtttgtttttttatcccaTCCACATATTCACCATCCACCCTTTCCTcttgctaaccctaaccccttccACCCAATTCGTCAGAGTATGCAATATGTGAGTATGAAAATATTATACAAGACAACTTTGGGTACATTCATTTGGAATTTATTTTCTGTAGAATATTTTCCAAAGCTCAAACTTTGCTTTTTGCGTCTTGCTTCATAACGATAATCATTTCTTGTGGGCGCAGGGCTGTTCCTCTTTATGGGTCGCTAGTTTTGGCATGTTTTATCTTGATGGTTGACTTTCCCTTCCCAGACTTGCAAATGCCACATGTTTTTACACGCATGTTTGCTGGAGAGACAGTTTCGATCTTATGagctgtactgtgtgtgtgtgtgtgtgtgtgtgtgtgtgtgtgtgtgtgtgtgtgtgtgtgtgtgtggaatgagtGCTTTGGGTGTGGTTGTTTTGCCACAGCCCAACTACGTAGTTTCTTTTAACAGGTGTACacgtttaaaatgtgtttttgttcacaTGGACGGTGTGCACTATAAAAAGTGCTGatcctgtttgtttgtggatCTGCCTACGCGGATGGCTTGTCGACGTTCTTTGACAGTTCTCCTGCGTTAGCTACATGATCTCGCTACgctggctgctgctgtgctgtTGCCGCATCAATCGAAGCTGCACGGGCAATGCGACCGCTGCATTTATGCATCGCAGCTAGCATTGTGATGTTAGCATTTAGATCTCCAGCTTCCCTCTGCCGTTGTTTTTCTACAAGAGTGGTTCTCAACTAACtcttgtttgttggtttttgggGATTGCCTTTTAATAGTGTacaaaattcaatttaataGAATAATAGCAAAATTGTTTAAGCGTCATAGTGCTGCTAAGCGTATGCCAgaaaaaagcaaagcagatgagtaaattaaagtatttttaacTTTGAAACTCTGTTAACAATATAAAATACTTCTACTGATCTTGCTACAACATTAAAAACTTCATGTTGTAATGTGATACGTTTGGATTGTAATAACCTGAAGATATCCACGTTATAATACAGTACCaatgctcttttctttttctcgcaTGGCAGTATGCAAGTACACCGCCATATTGATGCTCTCACTATTGATTGCTAATTAAATAAAGGCTCCTTACTTTAGTGGACGTTGAGAATCATTCGTGGTTGTGGATGCTATTTTTTGGCTTTAAAATGCAGCATTTTGTGTCACTTCTATATAACATGTatgcaaatgtgtttatttttgttgaggCTGTTGTCTTTTGATGTGCTGTTAATCTGAACTGATGTCTCCTGTGTGTCCCAGGGTGAGCTGGAGAGACAGCTCCTGCAGGCCAACCCCATACTGGAGGCCTTTGGAAACGCAAAGACTGTCAAGAATGACAACTCCTCCAGATTTGTAAGAGCAGACAAGATGCATCATGCAGGCCGATCATGTTTATTATCTTCTGAATCATTTTCTATAGAAATTAACTGAAACTTGAAACCACCTTTTCTACTTCAGGGTAAATTCATACGGATTAACTTTGATGTGGCGGGGTACATTGTGGGTGCCAACATCGAGACCTGTATCCTTTGACGTGACCccactgtttttttgtaaaatgaaagaGTAAGCTGCTTAATTTACAGTATAGTTTCATGACTTTGTCCATTGAAACTCCGGTTGATGGAGTACTTGCTTTTAGGGTGTATCTTTTGTTTGAATTAgctaaattgcatttttaagcAAATACTACGTGTACATGTCCATGACCATATGAATCCAGACCTCCTTGAAAAATCCAGGGCCACCCGTCAGGCTAAAGACGAGAGGACGTTCCACATCTTTTACCAGTTGCTGTGTGGAACTTCAGCCGAGACAAAAGGTGAGCTAAAGTACAAAGGTCAATGATTAAATGTTGCTATGGTATTGGATATGTTATTTTGGTGAAAGTGTTTCCATGCCCTCTAATAATTGACATTTCTATTTAATTTgatcctgtttttttgtttgtttttattcccttaCCCAGCGGACCTGCTCTTAGGAACCGCCGATGAGTACCGCTTTCTAAGTGGAGGCTCCATCCCTGTTCCTGGTCAGAGCGATTCAGAAAACTTCACCCAGACCATGGACTCCATGGTTATAATGGGCTTCACCCCCGAGGAGTCGCTGTGTAAGAGAAAAGATAAAGTAGTTTGCTTTCTGTCATTTTCTATCGTTTAATCCTTGCTATAAATCACCTCGCCTCTCCCcgtctcttcttttttcctcaGCCATGCTCAAGGTGATGTCTGCTGTGCTCCAGCTGGGGAACATTTCCTTCATGAAGGAGAAGAATCATGACCAGGCCTCAATGCCTGATAACACAGCTGCTCAGAAACTGTGCCACCTGCTGGGCATCAACGTGCTGGAGTTCACGCGGGCCATCCTCACTCCTAGAATCAAAGTGGGTCGAGAGTATGTGCAGAAGGCCCAGACGAAAGAACAGGTAGGATTTGCGTGCATGGATGTTTGCTCTTGTCCCTGTGGAGAGTATCTGACTGCATACCCTTCTTCTCTAGGCGGATTTTGCCGTGGAGGCCCTGGCTAAGGCCACATATGAGCGTCTGTTCAGATGGCTGGTCCACCGGATCAACAGAGCTCTGGACcgcagacagagacagggagcCTCCTTTATAGGCATTCTTGATATTGCTGGATTTGAGATCTTCCAGGTCTGTTCATGCTTGCATTTTCCTTCATTTCCTAATGTATGCTTTTTTGAGGATAGATTAGAGTTGGTAGTAAGCCTGCAGTAGCTTGGGTTTCCACCATTCTAATGTCTCATCATATGTCAGGCATATATGTTGTTTCTTGGTTTACATCACATGAATTGTTGACTTATTTGCTTTCCCAAATCCCTGCAGCTGAACTCCTTTGAGCAGCTGTGTATCAACTACACAAACGAAAAGTTGCAGCAGCTCTTCAACCACACCATGTTCAtcctggagcaggaggagtacCAGCGGGAGGGCATAGAATGGAACTTCATCGACTTTGGCCTTGACTTGCAGCCCTGCATTGACCTCATCGAGAGACCAGTACATACACGCtaaaatctttctttctttatatattttttatggaTGCTGATAGTCCATATTTACTTGCCATATAAAAAGCGTGCATTGTTTAGTGATTGCGGAGTTCTCATGATGAAGTTCAGGTTGCAGACGCACACCCACAgatgagagagaaatgaaattaattaatataaatagaaaaataaaaacatgcaggCACACTCTCTTCAATGATCCCTCGTCACAACTCGCAACAAATGGTCTGGTTTTCCCCCGTCTCTGCCAGGCCGGACCGCCTGGTGTCCTCGCCCTTTTGGACGAAGAGTGTTGGTTCCCGCGGGCGACGGACCGCTCGTTTGTGGAGAAGGTGTCCTCCGAACAAGGCAGCCATCCAAAATTCTTCAAACCAAAGCAGCCGCGTGGGGAAGCTGACTTCGCCATCATTCATTACGCTGGCAAGGTCTGCCGTCATTTCTTAACACCTTTCCTTGTCTGCCATCGTTCCCATTCAAAGTCATCAACTGAATTGTCCCCGTTATGCATCGCAGGTTGACTACAAGGCACACGATTGGTTAGTGAAGAACATGGACCCTCTCAATGACAACGTGGCGTCTCTTCTCCACCAGTCGTCTGATCATTTTGTCTCAGAGCTTTGGAAGGAGGGTGAGACTGATTCACTTCTTTAAAGTAAACCTGTAAAGTGTAGACTTGAGACCTGTCAGAATTCTTTTACATTTAACTTTTAAATGGACGTCTGACTATTTTTATGTGTTATAATTGTTTTAAACTTTTCAAGAATAGATAATTAAGCTTTTTCTGGTGTATAATGTACTAATCAAACTATAtgtatctctctttctctgtcatgCAACTACTCtatctgctgcctctctctttgttcatttctcctccctctggtTCTCTCCTGTGTCCTCTTGCCTCTTGCCctttttccttctgttttttctcttcccacTCCACTTATTTGGTGCTCGCTTGGGCTccatcccttttttccctccttcctgCATCAGATATTCAAACTCTTCCTCGCGTGTACTTCTTTGACTCGTATGCCACAATACAGGCTAATGGCTCTGACAGTaggtttctctcctcctctgtgtgtcaCGCCGACAATGCTCACTCCCACCTCCGCTTTCATTACTCCTTTGTTTTCTGTCTAAAGCACCGTTTCATTGTTGTGCGTCTTTTTAGTTTATATTTGTGCTGCAGTGTCATTTGCTTTTAGATGTTATCTAATTCTCATATCGCCATTGTGCTGTTTGCTCAGTTTTTTCTCGCTTTCTCTTTTACCAAATTTGAGCTTTTAGTGATAAGTGCTGTTCTTGTGTGAAGTAGTCCATCATGGTTGTGTAGAAATTTGAAAGCGTGAATATAGCAGCATGCTCATTATtagtcataaaaaaaacatattcaggATCACATAAGAGATGTGTTGCACAATACTGCCACAATCAACTGCCGCTGGACTAGTTTCATGGAAATCAGCCAGGAAGAAATGTGATCCGGAATGAGCTCTGGAGATGCAACACATTGGCTTTCAGTACTGACATTGAAATAACCACAAAATTGGTCTGGTTTATATTATTGATAGAGATGTTTGGATGATTGTGAAATTCGGGTACATGACAAATTCctcttggttttgttttaaatgatagACCGTTAAACCTGCAGGCATGCCTGCCGGGACGTGTTTAATACTTAACAAAAACAGGTTGAGTTAAAATTCTTGCTAGCTACCTGCACTGTAGTTTGTGTATCTTACTGGCCAATAGCCGGGTAACATAATAGAATaatatattatgttattattgGCTTTGAAACCATGTCATTGCATCTCTAATGAACTCCTCTATTGTCAACCACCTGATATCATCCGTCAAGAGACTTGATAACAGATGTGTAAGCAGTTGTGTAATCATGATCCAGATGGCATTAGTGTGGCCTTCACACGGACATCCTCGTGCCATACCTTTCAAACACTCTCTTCAATCCCCCAAAATTGAAATTGCTGCTAAAACTGAGGCCCTGCTCCATGTCTTTGGTCCAGTGGACAGGATTGTGGGTCTGGACCAGGTGTCGTCGGGGGAGAATAGTGGGCCACTCCCGTTTGGAGCGTCAGGACTGAAGACGAAGAAGGGAATGTTCAGGACCGTTGGTCAGCTTTACAAGGAGTCGCTCACAAAGCTGATGGCCACGCTGAGGAACACTAACCCCAACTTCCTGCGCTGCATCATCCCCAACCACGAGAAGAAGGTAAGATGGTGGGATTGCGTAGGCACGTGGAATCAAAACAGACAAGGTGGCTGGAGAAATGTCTGGATTAAACTTCTCGCCACTCTGTACCCCCTCTTCAGTCTGGTAAGCTGTCTCCCAATCTGGTTTTGGACCAACTGAGGTGTAATGGAGTTCTAGAGGGGATCCGTATTTGCAGACAAGGCTTCCCTAACCGCATCCCATTCCAGGAGTTCAGACAGAGGTGTGTGGTGTTtgattgtatttttgtattgagCACTTTCCTCCTGCTAGTCATCCTTTTTTACACAAGCTTAGCCTCGCGTGTCTCGTCAAATGCTGACAcgttgaaaatgtaattttttcatCCAGATACGAGATCCTGACTCCGAATGCGATTCCTCGCACCTTCATGGATGGCAAACAGGCGTCAGAACTCATGGTGAGACCATTTTCAGTTGTTCAAGTCATTCCGCATGTCAACTGAATGATTAAAATCTCCAACCCCCCTTTCTCCTCATTCAGATCAGAGCCTTGGAACTGGATCTCAACCTGTTCCGCGTGGGTCAGAGCAAAGTCTTTTTCCGAGCTGGAGTCCTGGCTCATctggaagaagaaagagacCTGAAGATCACCGACACCATCATACGCTTTCAGAGCGCCTCGAGAGGCTACCTCGCTCGAAAGTAAGAGCTTTTCAAACCTTGAACAAtaacagagagagagcagtATGATTGAGTTAATCTTTAAGGAGCGCTCACTCGCTGCTGTCTAGGAGCCAGTGTTGAATTTCACTCTTAAAGGAGcattaatattttaatcttTAGTCAACCCCTATCAGTGGCTCAGCAACAGCAATGACAGATATTTGGCCTGTGAAAGACATGActaatacattttcatttttacaatggTGGTTTTACAAACTAATTAAAggtatgtttatttaaatagtgctttacataaagcattaaaaacatccaagtGACACGTTTTAATGACATGAAACTTTAGCTTTTGATATCTTTTGAGTTTTAACTTGTCATTGATTTCAGGTAAAGAGCTGATACATCTAATCTATTTAGTTCTGTAGTTTCCTTTTCTCAAAGGACATTTCTTTGCCTTGAATTATTTCGGAGATTGCCTGCACCCACTTTGTTGTGGTATCTCTTTTACTTCTCAGATCCTtcctgaagaagcagcagcagatgagcGCTCTGAGGGTCATGCAGAGGAACTGCGCTGCTTACCTCAAACTCAGGAACTGGCAGTGGTGGCGGCTGTTCACCAAGGTACTGAACGCAAAGCCAAATAACAACAAAGACATCAAACATACATCAACACATCCACAATTAATCTCTAACACAGCTGAAATGTTTCCGTTCATTTTGCCTTTTAAAAAATTTGTCTCGTTTCGTACTAGTTAATTAACCCACCATTTTTAAATAGTCGTGCTGTACGGTGACAGTAAAAATCACACCCCAGCTCACAATATACAAAATGATAAACTCTAGAGCTCAAGTGTATTGGGTGTTGGAGCCTCAATGTCGAAACAATATGTTGTAAAAGCAATACAATGATAATAAAGAGCCATATACAggaaatataataaacaaaaggCATGCAGGCATAGGGCGTCCCTCACATTGACCCCTGATCCTCATTCTGTGCCAACCAGGTGAAGCCCCTGCTGCAAGTGACCCGCCAAGACGAGGAGATCCAGGTTAGAGAGACGGAGCTCCAGAAGGCCAAGGACAACCTTACCCGAGTGGAGCAGGACTACACGGAGCTCGATAAGAAACACGCTCAGGTAGTAAACCTCCATCTTGTTCTGCTGCCTGTCCACCGGACTGAAGGCCGTCGGCTATCAACCAGGGCCTCGCTCACCACACCTTTGTCCCCTTCTAGCTGATAGAGGAGAAGTCGGTGCTGGCTGACCAGCTGCAGGCGGAGGCCGAGCTGTTTGCGGAGGCAGAGGAGATGAGGGCCAGTTTGGCCAACCGGAAACAGGAGCTAGAGGAGGTGCTGGGTGAGATGGAGATTCGTttgctggaagaggaggagagaggcgtGCAGTTCGCCATTGAGAAGAAGAGGATGCAGCAGAATATACAGGTTAGGAGATTAAGGGGGGAACAAAGTTGAATCtcaatatgtaaaaaaaatactactGACTCCAGATCTTCTGTGAGGAAAATCAGTGTTATTGCATGAATATTGAAGTTGTTTAAACCTCCTTCCCTTTGCTTAAATTGTGTCCTTTTCTTGTCAGGACCTGGAGGAACagttagaggaggaggaaagttcccggcagcgcctcctgctggaaAAGGTTTCCTTGGAGACCAGAGTGAAAAGTCTCGAGTCCGACTCGATGAATGTAGGAGACCACAGAGACCGACTCAGCAAGGTCAGCGTCACGTTAATACTCATTTCACAGCATACATGTTTTTACATGTTCCATGATACAATGTGGATATCGATGTctgagcaggagaagaaacagTTGGAGGAACGTCTGAGCGAAGTGACAGATCAGCTcaccgaggaagaggagagaaccaaaagtctgaacaaactcaAGAACAAACAGGAGGCTGTGATCGCTGACCTTGAGGGTAACTGTCCTAATGTCCTTCCAGGGGCAACCTGCACATTTACTGTTCTCGGCTGCATGCTAGGATTGGATTGAAATCAATTATATTTAGAGGTTTAGCCGATTTtatgatatatttttttgaggaaaacttttttatatttaaaatacttattttcagttttatttattcattttgcacaATGTTGAGTTGTAGCAATTTCCAcaccttttattatttcaaataataCATATCTATAAGCCGCTGTTTACACAACTATGCGCAGAGCGCCTAAAGCGTGAGGAGCAGGGGCGCTTGGAGCaggagaagtggaggaggaagatggagaacgACTCGGTGGACGCCCAGGAGCAGCTGTCAGACATGGGCATGCTGTGTGCCGAGCTGAGGGGCAGTCTGGctcagaaagagaaggaaattaCCACCCTTCAGGGCCGGTGAGACACAAGACGCCGTATATTAGACGcagcaacacaaataaaggCTTGTGATAGATCTTTCACGCTTCACTTCTCCCTTAATTCCCCCTTTGTCTTCCTCTGTTTCTGGCAGGttggaggaagaaggagcaCGTCGCACAGAAGCTCAGAGAGCACTGAGGGAGGCCATGTCACAAGTATCTGAGCTAAAGGAGGAAGTGGACAACGAGCGACAGATGAGGGAAAGGGCAGAGAAACAGCGGCGAGACCTtggggaggagctggaggctctAAAAACTGAGCTGGAGGACACTCTGGACACCACAGCTGCGCAGCAGGAGCTAAGGTGAAGGAAACACGCATACATTATCATAAATATAGACTTTGATAGATGCAAGGATCGTACCTCCTTGACCTCCTGCCTCGTCCGTCCACGCAGGTCGCGTCGGGAAACGGAGTTAAATGATCTCCAGCGCTGTGTCGAAGAGGAGACTCGCCACCACGAGGCCCAGCTATCAGAACTCCGAGTCAAACACAGCGCTGCCATAGACAGCCTCCAGGAACAGCTGGACAATACCAAGAGAGtaagaggaacacacacataaaaagacaaacatgcaTGCGTGTGAACGTGTCACCCAATAGGCCGTCAATGTTCTCCTATAGGCACGTCAGTCCCTGGAGAAGGCCAAGGTGGTGCTGGAGGAAGAGAGGCAGATTTTGAGCGACGAGCTCAAGAGCCTCCAAGCAAGCCGCACGGAGAGTGAGCGAGGCCGCAAGAGAGCCGAGGCTCAGCTGCAGGAGTACAGCGCCAGACTGACCCAGGCTGACAGAGAGcgggaggacaaggaggagcGAGTGCACAAGCTACAGGTGAAAATGGATTCCAGCTAATATTACACCTCAAATGTGTAGTTTGGTCGGGATATTCATAATATTTAACCTTTATCCCAACTCTGGCCTTTTCAGTGCGAAATTGAGAATCTTTCTGGCAATTTGTCCTCCATTGACACCAAAACCCTTCGACTCACTAAAGAGGTCAGCAGCCTGGAGAGCCAGCTGCACGATGCAAAGGTAACAAAATGAAACACCACAGTTGATGCATATGGGGCGTTAAGCTACGGCCACGGCAGTTTTTAGCTATTGAGAGAGTAGCgatcttttttcaaaacatcttCAGAAGATGTCAAGACTTATCAAGGGGGTTTGTTTGAAAGTCTCGTCTTTTCTTCTCACTCAGGAACTGCTCCAGGATGAAACTCGTCAAAAGATGGCTCTGGGTTTGAGGGTGCgagcgctggaggaggagaagaatggaCTAATGGAAAgactggaggacgaggaggagaaagcAAAAGAGTTTACTCGCCAGATCCAGACTCATACCCAGCAGGTACAAGACCCTCGGGAGCTTTGTTTTTCCAGACCATGGTCCACGGCAGTGAAATATCAAagctaaaaagaagaaaaaaaacagttcatgcaaatacaaaaacatccaCTTTCTCATACGTCCAAGTGTCTCATCCCTTAACAGTTGACAATTTCACAAGATGTTAAACTGACATTGTTTGGTTCTTACCCCCTCTCTTCTTCAGTTGGCAGAGCTTCGTAAGCAGTCAGAGGAGGTCAACACTGCGGTGGAAACCGGGGAGGAGACGCGCAGGAAACTCCAGAGAGAGCTTGACAGCGTCCAGCAGAGAGAGcgacagaaggaggaggagaaggatcgtgtcgagaggcagagggagcgACTGAGGGAAGAGATAGAGGACATGACACTtgccctgcagagagagagacagaattgCACGGCTCTGGAGAAGAGGCAGAAGAAGTTTGACCAGGTCAGGCCCTCACTGGTTTACCGCCACGTACCAGCTGCAAAAATGTTTCCTTCACTAAAACTTTGTCTCCGTGACCCCGTCAGTGTCTGGCGGAGGAGAAGGCAGTGAGCGCCCGGCTGGCGGAGGAGAAGGACAGAGCGGAAGCAGACAGCCGAGAGAAGGAGACAAGATATCTGTCTCTTTCTCGAGCCCTGCAGGTAAACATCAGACGGTGAAATCATTCTCCTAACGCATCTGTGTTTGCGGGGACTGATGTTCTTGCGTTTGTGCGTAGGAGGCCCAGGATCAGAGGGAAGAGCTAGAGAGGAGCAACAAGCTGCTCCGTCTGGAGATGGAACAGCTCGTAAACCAGCAGGACGACGTCGGAAAGAGCGTAAGAATCCTCCTCTTGGGACTCCTCTGTCATTTCTCTGTCTCGGCCCTCAGTGAGTCACCGCTTCATTATCTGCCCCTGAATCAGGTGCACGAGTTGGAACGCACCCGCAGGTCATTAGAGACAGAAGCCCAGAACCTCCGGGCTCAAacgcaggagctggaggaggagctgacggaggcgGAGAACTCCAGGCTGAGGCTGGAGGTCAC
This genomic stretch from Gasterosteus aculeatus chromosome 20, fGasAcu3.hap1.1, whole genome shotgun sequence harbors:
- the myh14 gene encoding uncharacterized protein myh14 isoform X15, encoding MPADQTANLPSDNSEAAEFQWGCVKVPVERAMSKPTGGGVNDVTHYLTSGAPLPGSPTSKPTFTAASQADWAAKRLVWVPSEKHGFESASIREERGDEVEVELTDSQRKLTLSREEVQRMNPPRFSKVEDMADLTCLNEASVLHNLRERYYSGLIYTYSGLFCVVVNPYKNLPIYTEAIVEMYRGKKRHEMPPHIYAISEAAYRSMLQDREDQAILCTGESGAGKTENTKKVIQYLAHVASSHKGGTLGRNKEATQMDGSKSLTRGSSLGNKSMQYGELERQLLQANPILEAFGNAKTVKNDNSSRFGKFIRINFDVAGYIVGANIETYLLEKSRATRQAKDERTFHIFYQLLCGTSAETKADLLLGTADEYRFLSGGSIPVPGQSDSENFTQTMDSMVIMGFTPEESLSMLKVMSAVLQLGNISFMKEKNHDQASMPDNTAAQKLCHLLGINVLEFTRAILTPRIKVGREYVQKAQTKEQADFAVEALAKATYERLFRWLVHRINRALDRRQRQGASFIGILDIAGFEIFQLNSFEQLCINYTNEKLQQLFNHTMFILEQEEYQREGIEWNFIDFGLDLQPCIDLIERPAGPPGVLALLDEECWFPRATDRSFVEKVSSEQGSHPKFFKPKQPRGEADFAIIHYAGKVDYKAHDWLVKNMDPLNDNVASLLHQSSDHFVSELWKEDIQTLPRVYFFDSYATIQANGSDMDRIVGLDQVSSGENSGPLPFGASGLKTKKGMFRTVGQLYKESLTKLMATLRNTNPNFLRCIIPNHEKKSGKLSPNLVLDQLRCNGVLEGIRICRQGFPNRIPFQEFRQRYEILTPNAIPRTFMDGKQASELMIRALELDLNLFRVGQSKVFFRAGVLAHLEEERDLKITDTIIRFQSASRGYLARKSFLKKQQQMSALRVMQRNCAAYLKLRNWQWWRLFTKVKPLLQVTRQDEEIQVRETELQKAKDNLTRVEQDYTELDKKHAQLIEEKSVLADQLQAEAELFAEAEEMRASLANRKQELEEVLGEMEIRLLEEEERGVQFAIEKKRMQQNIQDLEEQLEEEESSRQRLLLEKVSLETRVKSLESDSMNVGDHRDRLSKEKKQLEERLSEVTDQLTEEEERTKSLNKLKNKQEAVIADLEERLKREEQGRLEQEKWRRKMENDSVDAQEQLSDMGMLCAELRGSLAQKEKEITTLQGRLEEEGARRTEAQRALREAMSQVSELKEEVDNERQMRERAEKQRRDLGEELEALKTELEDTLDTTAAQQELRSRRETELNDLQRCVEEETRHHEAQLSELRVKHSAAIDSLQEQLDNTKRARQSLEKAKVVLEEERQILSDELKSLQASRTESERGRKRAEAQLQEYSARLTQADREREDKEERVHKLQCEIENLSGNLSSIDTKTLRLTKEVSSLESQLHDAKELLQDETRQKMALGLRVRALEEEKNGLMERLEDEEEKAKEFTRQIQTHTQQLAELRKQSEEVNTAVETGEETRRKLQRELDSVQQRERQKEEEKDRVERQRERLREEIEDMTLALQRERQNCTALEKRQKKFDQCLAEEKAVSARLAEEKDRAEADSREKETRYLSLSRALQEAQDQREELERSNKLLRLEMEQLVNQQDDVGKSVHELERTRRSLETEAQNLRAQTQELEEELTEAENSRLRLEVTLQALKAQFEREISTSEEKGEEKRRALCKQVKELEIQLEEERSQRSQAVSAKKQLEAELQEAEAQAETGSRGKEEAVKQLRRLQGQMKEALRELEESRLARDEVISQSKDNEKKIQTLEAEVLHFTEELAVSERQRRQAQQERDEMADEMVNSSSGKTAIFEEKRRLEARVTQLEEELEEEQSNSELLAERQRKTASQVETLAVQLQGERTLAQKAEAAREHLERQNKDLKTRLAELEGAVRGKHKLSVAALEAKIESMDELVEQERQERAIANKLMRKTEKKLKEVMMQAEDERRHADQYREQLDKSMVRLKQLKRQLEEVEEDNSRSNAQKRKLQREMEELTDSCQSMTREITTLRSQLSIPEWKADQ
- the myh14 gene encoding uncharacterized protein myh14 isoform X2, with translation MPADQTANLPSDNSEAAEFQWGCVKVPVERAMSKPTGGGVNDVTHYLTSGAPLPGSPTSKPTFTAASQADWAAKRLVWVPSEKHGFESASIREERGDEVEVELTDSQRKLTLSREEVQRMNPPRFSKVEDMADLTCLNEASVLHNLRERYYSGLIYTYSGLFCVVVNPYKNLPIYTEAIVEMYRGKKRHEMPPHIYAISEAAYRSMLQDREDQAILCTGESGAGKTENTKKVIQYLAHVASSHKGGTLGRNKEATQMDGSKSLTRGSSLGNKGELERQLLQANPILEAFGNAKTVKNDNSSRFGKFIRINFDVAGYIVGANIETYLLEKSRATRQAKDERTFHIFYQLLCGTSAETKADLLLGTADEYRFLSGGSIPVPGQSDSENFTQTMDSMVIMGFTPEESLSMLKVMSAVLQLGNISFMKEKNHDQASMPDNTAAQKLCHLLGINVLEFTRAILTPRIKVGREYVQKAQTKEQADFAVEALAKATYERLFRWLVHRINRALDRRQRQGASFIGILDIAGFEIFQLNSFEQLCINYTNEKLQQLFNHTMFILEQEEYQREGIEWNFIDFGLDLQPCIDLIERPAGPPGVLALLDEECWFPRATDRSFVEKVSSEQGSHPKFFKPKQPRGEADFAIIHYAGKVDYKAHDWLVKNMDPLNDNVASLLHQSSDHFVSELWKEDIQTLPRVYFFDSYATIQANGSDMDRIVGLDQVSSGENSGPLPFGASGLKTKKGMFRTVGQLYKESLTKLMATLRNTNPNFLRCIIPNHEKKSGKLSPNLVLDQLRCNGVLEGIRICRQGFPNRIPFQEFRQRYEILTPNAIPRTFMDGKQASELMIRALELDLNLFRVGQSKVFFRAGVLAHLEEERDLKITDTIIRFQSASRGYLARKSFLKKQQQMSALRVMQRNCAAYLKLRNWQWWRLFTKVKPLLQVTRQDEEIQVRETELQKAKDNLTRVEQDYTELDKKHAQLIEEKSVLADQLQAEAELFAEAEEMRASLANRKQELEEVLGEMEIRLLEEEERGVQFAIEKKRMQQNIQDLEEQLEEEESSRQRLLLEKVSLETRVKSLESDSMNVGDHRDRLSKEKKQLEERLSEVTDQLTEEEERTKSLNKLKNKQEAVIADLEERLKREEQGRLEQEKWRRKMENDSVDAQEQLSDMGMLCAELRGSLAQKEKEITTLQGRLEEEGARRTEAQRALREAMSQVSELKEEVDNERQMRERAEKQRRDLGEELEALKTELEDTLDTTAAQQELRSRRETELNDLQRCVEEETRHHEAQLSELRVKHSAAIDSLQEQLDNTKRARQSLEKAKVVLEEERQILSDELKSLQASRTESERGRKRAEAQLQEYSARLTQADREREDKEERVHKLQCEIENLSGNLSSIDTKTLRLTKEVSSLESQLHDAKELLQDETRQKMALGLRVRALEEEKNGLMERLEDEEEKAKEFTRQIQTHTQQLAELRKQSEEVNTAVETGEETRRKLQRELDSVQQRERQKEEEKDRVERQRERLREEIEDMTLALQRERQNCTALEKRQKKFDQCLAEEKAVSARLAEEKDRAEADSREKETRYLSLSRALQEAQDQREELERSNKLLRLEMEQLVNQQDDVGKSVHELERTRRSLETEAQNLRAQTQELEEELTEAENSRLRLEVTLQALKAQFEREISTSEEKGEEKRRALCKQVKELEIQLEEERSQRSQAVSAKKQLEAELQEAEAQAETGSRGKEEAVKQLRRLQGQMKEALRELEESRLARDEVISQSKDNEKKIQTLEAEVLHFTEELAVSERQRRQAQQERDEMADEMVNSSSGKTAIFEEKRRLEARVTQLEEELEEEQSNSELLAERQRKTASQVETLAVQLQGERTLAQKAEAAREHLERQNKDLKTRLAELEGAVRGKHKLSVAALEAKIESMDELVEQERQERAIANKLMRKTEKKLKEVMMQAEDERRHADQYREQLDKSMVRLKQLKRQLEEVEEDNSRSNAQKRKLQREMEELTDSCQSMTREITTLRSQLSIPEWKADQRAPLPLAMRGRRALVDDFSLENSDSEEPPASPTPSSGLPGTPTPSSEHSLDPPPPYSVNHTE